The following coding sequences lie in one Oryza brachyantha chromosome 10, ObraRS2, whole genome shotgun sequence genomic window:
- the LOC121055525 gene encoding trihelix transcription factor GTL1-like isoform X1 produces MQQQQQGGGGGGGGAVQQFGVQAAAAEMSPFSPAGGGGQRISMAEAPSPISSRPPPGQQYDELGAPGGVGGGSAGGFDAEALAAAAVGEEGASGGAGGNRWPRQETLALLKIRSDMDAAFRDATLKGPLWEEVSRKLAEEGYRRSAKKCKEKFENVHKYYKRTKESRAGRNDGKTYRFFTQLEALHGTGSGAGVAGAAAVAPVPVTSLAPPATAAGVSGVAGPSAVRAPAEPPPVAPVAMMGNVMSFSTSNTEDYSDEEDSDDEGTEDMGGGADERGKRKRLSEGGAAAGGGGGGSGKMMKFFEGLMKQVMERQEAMQQRFLEAIEKREQDRMIREEAWRRQEMARLSREQEILAQERAMAASRDAAVVSFIQKITGQTIPMPSIPAPAITVMPPPAPSQPPHPAPIASAAPAAPPPSSQPPPPPPLASSHSQPQPSPQTKSPLPATPQPQHHHQQQSSMDIVMTPAAEPHDAAGGGSGYDGSGGGGQPSSSRWPKAEVHALIQLRSNLDNRYQEAGPKGPLWEEISAGMRRLGYSRSSKRCKEKWENINKYFKKVKESNKKRPEDSKTCPYFHQLDALYRNKAALNSSGGGGAAPALPPPEHAEAAVTLAAPISQSPPPQLIQPVTKNGTSTNGNGGGTKGNGGGASSEGGGGGSGGMQTQASNGSVAAGNKFLSGAAAKKPEDIMKEMMEQRQPQAEAAAAANNAFGRTDGGGDSDNMDEDDEDDYDDEEDDDEDDVDGNKMQYEIQFQRQHQHQHQQPPPPPHRHHQNVVRPNAAASAAAGNPPGTAAPGTAAATTTTGSFLAMVQ; encoded by the exons atgcagcagcagcagcaagggggagggggaggaggagggggagcggTGCAGCAATTCGGcgtgcaggcggcggcggcggagatgtcGCCATTCTCGCCGGCCGGGGGAGGCGGGCAGCGGATCTCCATGGCGGAGGCGCCGTCGCCCATCAGCAGCCGGCCGCCACCGGGGCAGCAGTACGACGAGCTCGGCGCgcccggcggcgtcggcggcggcagcgccgggGGGTTCGACGCCGAGGCGctggcggctgcggcggtcggcgaggagggcgccagcggcggcgcggggggcaACCGGTGGCCGCGGCAGGAGACGCTGGCGCTGCTCAAGATCCGGTCGGACATGGACGCCGCCTTCCGGGACGCCACCCTCAAGGGCCCGCTCTGGGAGGAGGTCTCCAG GAAGCTGGCGGAGGAGGGCTACCGGAGAAGCGCCAAGAAGTGCAAGGAGAAGTTCGAGAACGTGCACAAATACTACAAGCGCACCAAGGagagccgcgccggccgcaaCGACGGCAAGACGTACCGGTTCTTCACGCAGCTCGAGGCGCTGCACGGCaccggctccggcgccggggttgcgggagcggcggcggtggctcctGTACCGGTGACGTCGCTcgccccgccggcgacggctgctGGGGTTTCCGGGGTGGCGGGGCCGTCGGCCGTGCGCGCCcccgccgagccgccgcccgTGGCGCCGGTGGCGATGATGGGGAACGTGATGAGCTTCTCGACGTCCAACACGGAGGATTACTCTGATGAGGAGGATTCCGACGACGAGGGCACGGAGGACatgggaggcggcgcggacgagcgagggaagaggaagaggctGTCGGagggtggcgccgccgcgggcggcggcggcggcgggagcgggaagATGATGAAGTTCTTCGAGGGGTTGATGAAGCAGGTGATGGAGCGGCAGGAGGCGATGCAGCAACGCTTCCTGGAGGCCATCGAGAAGCGGGAGCAGGACCGCATGATCCGCGAGGaggcatggcggcggcaggagATGGCGCGGCTCTCGCGGGAGCAGGAGATCCTCGCGCAGGAGCGCGCCATGGCGGCCTCGCGCGACGCAGCCGTCGTCTCCTTCATACAGAAGATCACCGGGCAGACCATCCCAATGCCGTCCATCCCCGCGCCCGCCATCACCGTCatgcctccgccggcgccgtcgcagCCGCCTCACCCCGCGcccatcgcctccgccgcgccagctgcaccgccaccatcgtcgcagccaccaccaccaccaccactggcATCATCCCACTCGCAGCCCCAGCCCTCGCCGCAGACCAAGTCGCCATTGCCCGCGACGCCGCAGCCtcaacaccaccaccagcagcaaagCAGTATGGACATTGTCATGACGCCCGCAGCCGAGCCGCAcgacgcggcgggcggcggttcGGGATACGACgggtccggcggcggcgggcagccgtcgtcgtcgcggtggCCCAAGGCGGAGGTGCACGCGCTGATCCAGCTGCGGAGCAACCTGGACAACCGGTACCAGGAGGCCGGGCCGAAGGGCCCGCTCTGGGAGGAGATCTCCGCCGGCATGCGGCGGCTGGGCTACAGCCGGAGCTCGAAGAGATGCAAGGAGAAGTGGGAGAACATCAACAAGTACTTCAAGAAGGTCAAGGAGAGCAACAAGAAGCGCCCCGAGGACTCCAAGACCTGCCCCTACTTCCACCAGCTCGACGCGCTCTACCGCAACAAGGCGGCGCTCaactcctccggcggcggcggcgccgcgccggcacTCCCACCGCCGGAGcacgcggaggcggcggtgacacTGGCGGCGCCGATCTCGCAGTCACCGCCGCCACAGCTCATCCAGCCCGTGACCAAGAACGGCACCAGCACAAACGGGAACGGGGGCGGCACGAaaggcaacggcggcggcgcgtcgtccgagggaggcggaggcggctccGGGGGCATGCAAACGCAGGCGAGCAACGgcagcgtcgccgccggcaacaAGTTCttgagcggcgcggcggcgaagaag CCAGAGGACATCATGAAGGAGATGATGGAGCAGAGGCAGCcgcaggcggaggcggcggcggcggcgaacaacGCCTTCGGCCGaacggacggcggcggcgacagcgacaacatggacgaggacgacgaggacgactacgacgacgaggaggacgacgacgaagacgacgtcgacggcaaCAAAATGCAGTACGAGATCCAGTTCCAGAggcagcaccagcaccagcaccagcagccgccgccgccgccgcaccgccaccaccagaaCGTCGTCAGGCCGAAcgccgcggcctccgcggccgccggcaaCCCGCCGGGCACCGCCGCTCCCGGCACGGCGGCCGCTACGACAACAACCGGATCTTTCTTGGCAATGGTCCAGTGA
- the LOC121055525 gene encoding trihelix transcription factor GTL1-like isoform X2, translating to MQQQQQGGGGGGGGAVQQFGVQAAAAEMSPFSPAGGGGQRISMAEAPSPISSRPPPGQQYDELGAPGGVGGGSAGGFDAEALAAAAVGEEGASGGAGGNRWPRQETLALLKIRSDMDAAFRDATLKGPLWEEVSRKLAEEGYRRSAKKCKEKFENVHKYYKRTKESRAGRNDGKTYRFFTQLEALHGTGSGAGVAGAAAVAPVPVTSLAPPATAAGVSGVAGPSAVRAPAEPPPVAPVAMMGNVMSFSTSNTEDYSDEEDSDDEGTEDMGGGADERGKRKRLSEGGAAAGGGGGGSGKMMKFFEGLMKQVMERQEAMQQRFLEAIEKREQDRMIREEAWRRQEMARLSREQEILAQERAMAASRDAAVVSFIQKITGQTIPMPSIPAPAITVMPPPAPSQPPHPAPIASAAPAAPPPSSQPPPPPPLASSHSQPQPSPQTKSPLPATPQPQHHHQQQSSMDIVMTPAAEPHDAAGGGSGYDGSGGGGQPSSSRWPKAEVHALIQLRSNLDNRYQEAGPKGPLWEEISAGMRRLGYSRSSKRCKEKWENINKYFKKVKESNKKRPEDSKTCPYFHQLDALYRNKAALNSSGGGGAAPALPPPEHAEAAVTLAAPISQSPPPQLIQPVTKNGTSTNGNGGGTKGNGGGASSEGGGGGSGGMQTQASNGSVAAGNKFLSGAAAKKRTS from the exons atgcagcagcagcagcaagggggagggggaggaggagggggagcggTGCAGCAATTCGGcgtgcaggcggcggcggcggagatgtcGCCATTCTCGCCGGCCGGGGGAGGCGGGCAGCGGATCTCCATGGCGGAGGCGCCGTCGCCCATCAGCAGCCGGCCGCCACCGGGGCAGCAGTACGACGAGCTCGGCGCgcccggcggcgtcggcggcggcagcgccgggGGGTTCGACGCCGAGGCGctggcggctgcggcggtcggcgaggagggcgccagcggcggcgcggggggcaACCGGTGGCCGCGGCAGGAGACGCTGGCGCTGCTCAAGATCCGGTCGGACATGGACGCCGCCTTCCGGGACGCCACCCTCAAGGGCCCGCTCTGGGAGGAGGTCTCCAG GAAGCTGGCGGAGGAGGGCTACCGGAGAAGCGCCAAGAAGTGCAAGGAGAAGTTCGAGAACGTGCACAAATACTACAAGCGCACCAAGGagagccgcgccggccgcaaCGACGGCAAGACGTACCGGTTCTTCACGCAGCTCGAGGCGCTGCACGGCaccggctccggcgccggggttgcgggagcggcggcggtggctcctGTACCGGTGACGTCGCTcgccccgccggcgacggctgctGGGGTTTCCGGGGTGGCGGGGCCGTCGGCCGTGCGCGCCcccgccgagccgccgcccgTGGCGCCGGTGGCGATGATGGGGAACGTGATGAGCTTCTCGACGTCCAACACGGAGGATTACTCTGATGAGGAGGATTCCGACGACGAGGGCACGGAGGACatgggaggcggcgcggacgagcgagggaagaggaagaggctGTCGGagggtggcgccgccgcgggcggcggcggcggcgggagcgggaagATGATGAAGTTCTTCGAGGGGTTGATGAAGCAGGTGATGGAGCGGCAGGAGGCGATGCAGCAACGCTTCCTGGAGGCCATCGAGAAGCGGGAGCAGGACCGCATGATCCGCGAGGaggcatggcggcggcaggagATGGCGCGGCTCTCGCGGGAGCAGGAGATCCTCGCGCAGGAGCGCGCCATGGCGGCCTCGCGCGACGCAGCCGTCGTCTCCTTCATACAGAAGATCACCGGGCAGACCATCCCAATGCCGTCCATCCCCGCGCCCGCCATCACCGTCatgcctccgccggcgccgtcgcagCCGCCTCACCCCGCGcccatcgcctccgccgcgccagctgcaccgccaccatcgtcgcagccaccaccaccaccaccactggcATCATCCCACTCGCAGCCCCAGCCCTCGCCGCAGACCAAGTCGCCATTGCCCGCGACGCCGCAGCCtcaacaccaccaccagcagcaaagCAGTATGGACATTGTCATGACGCCCGCAGCCGAGCCGCAcgacgcggcgggcggcggttcGGGATACGACgggtccggcggcggcgggcagccgtcgtcgtcgcggtggCCCAAGGCGGAGGTGCACGCGCTGATCCAGCTGCGGAGCAACCTGGACAACCGGTACCAGGAGGCCGGGCCGAAGGGCCCGCTCTGGGAGGAGATCTCCGCCGGCATGCGGCGGCTGGGCTACAGCCGGAGCTCGAAGAGATGCAAGGAGAAGTGGGAGAACATCAACAAGTACTTCAAGAAGGTCAAGGAGAGCAACAAGAAGCGCCCCGAGGACTCCAAGACCTGCCCCTACTTCCACCAGCTCGACGCGCTCTACCGCAACAAGGCGGCGCTCaactcctccggcggcggcggcgccgcgccggcacTCCCACCGCCGGAGcacgcggaggcggcggtgacacTGGCGGCGCCGATCTCGCAGTCACCGCCGCCACAGCTCATCCAGCCCGTGACCAAGAACGGCACCAGCACAAACGGGAACGGGGGCGGCACGAaaggcaacggcggcggcgcgtcgtccgagggaggcggaggcggctccGGGGGCATGCAAACGCAGGCGAGCAACGgcagcgtcgccgccggcaacaAGTTCttgagcggcgcggcggcgaagaag AGGACATCATGA